From Vibrio crassostreae, one genomic window encodes:
- a CDS encoding YjaG family protein codes for MLQNPLQVRLEKLEPWQQITFMACLCERMYPNYAMFCENTEFAEARIYRDVLDSIWEILTVKTAKVNFERQLEKVEELFPSGDDFDFYGVYPAMDACQGLATLIHGLLDREHMLEAVIKVSQQSVKTVAELEFAQGAEEVTNENQKENEAVCEEWDVQWAIFRPLRETTERDLELIKDLRHELREDSVSNIGVAL; via the coding sequence ATGCTTCAGAATCCACTGCAGGTTCGTCTTGAAAAGTTAGAACCTTGGCAACAAATTACCTTTATGGCGTGTCTATGTGAGCGTATGTACCCTAACTATGCCATGTTTTGTGAGAATACAGAATTTGCGGAAGCTCGAATCTATCGTGATGTTTTGGATAGCATTTGGGAAATCCTGACGGTTAAAACAGCAAAGGTGAACTTTGAGCGTCAACTTGAGAAGGTTGAAGAGCTATTCCCTAGCGGTGATGATTTTGATTTTTATGGTGTTTACCCAGCAATGGACGCATGCCAAGGCCTAGCAACACTAATTCATGGCCTGCTTGACCGTGAACATATGTTGGAAGCGGTAATTAAAGTGAGTCAACAATCGGTGAAGACGGTTGCTGAGCTTGAGTTTGCTCAAGGCGCTGAAGAAGTGACCAACGAAAATCAGAAAGAAAACGAAGCGGTGTGTGAAGAGTGGGACGTTCAGTGGGCCATTTTCCGACCTCTACGTGAAACGACTGAGCGTGACTTAGAGTTGATCAAAGACCTACGCCACGAACTGCGTGAAGACTCAGTCAGTAACATTGGTGTTGCGTTATAA
- a CDS encoding D-2-hydroxyacid dehydrogenase: MNNFTNKLYILTEHDDTYTQLILNQDLPDLEITQYPESAQIVLASPPLIAERLGEFKELDWVQSTYAGINKLTQPDLRQDYTLTNVKGIFGPAIAEYVLGYTISHCRHFPHYHQHQQQRNWQPQLYTSLTDKTMVILGTGSIGSHLAKTAAAFGIHTIGVNRTGIPSKQETFKETFHINEIEAALKQADIVVNTLPSTAETYQLLNQTTLGYCSNVLLFNVGRGESIDNKALLLALKNRWVEHAFLDVFESEPLSQEHPFWKLPQVTITPHIAALSEPRQVVEIFAENYQQWRDGFTLNHVIDFDKGY, from the coding sequence ATGAACAATTTTACGAATAAGCTCTATATTCTTACTGAGCATGACGATACCTATACGCAACTGATTCTAAACCAGGATTTACCCGACCTAGAAATCACTCAATACCCCGAATCAGCACAGATTGTCTTGGCGTCACCACCTCTAATCGCAGAGCGCCTCGGCGAGTTTAAAGAGCTAGATTGGGTACAGAGTACCTATGCCGGAATCAATAAACTCACTCAGCCAGATCTGCGTCAGGACTATACGCTAACCAACGTTAAAGGCATCTTTGGCCCGGCTATCGCAGAATACGTATTGGGTTACACAATCAGTCACTGTAGACACTTCCCTCATTACCACCAGCATCAACAACAACGAAACTGGCAGCCACAGCTTTATACTAGCCTAACTGACAAAACTATGGTGATTTTAGGAACAGGTTCAATCGGCAGTCATTTGGCAAAAACCGCGGCGGCTTTTGGCATTCATACCATAGGTGTCAACCGTACGGGCATCCCATCCAAACAAGAAACCTTTAAAGAGACTTTCCACATCAATGAGATAGAGGCTGCCCTTAAGCAGGCCGATATTGTGGTCAACACCTTGCCATCAACCGCTGAAACCTATCAGCTGTTGAACCAAACCACGTTAGGTTACTGCTCTAATGTGTTGCTGTTTAATGTCGGTCGAGGGGAAAGCATCGACAATAAAGCCTTGTTGCTCGCCTTAAAAAACAGATGGGTAGAACACGCATTTTTAGATGTGTTTGAAAGTGAACCCCTCTCTCAGGAACATCCTTTCTGGAAACTACCGCAAGTCACCATCACTCCACACATCGCTGCACTCAGTGAGCCAAGACAAGTCGTCGAGATCTTCGCAGAGAATTATCAACAGTGGCGAGATGGCTTTACGCTTAATCATGTCATCGATTTTGATAAAGGTTACTGA
- a CDS encoding uracil-DNA glycosylase family protein yields MSSSLLKEIRQCRACEPHLSHGVNPVIQAHQNARLLIIGQAPGIKVHESSIPWNDASGERLRGWLGIDSDTFYDEQKVAIVPMGFCYPGKGKSGDLPPRKECAELWHNKVLQSLPNIQMTLLIGQYAQNHYLTNKTTSTLTETVRDWQRWAPEFLPLPHPSPRNNIWLKKNPWFENEVIPYIRKHISEHLAYHDPNT; encoded by the coding sequence ATGTCCTCTTCGTTACTTAAAGAGATTCGACAATGCCGAGCTTGTGAGCCTCACCTATCACACGGTGTTAACCCGGTGATTCAAGCACATCAAAACGCGCGCTTGCTGATCATAGGTCAAGCGCCGGGTATCAAGGTGCATGAGTCGTCCATCCCTTGGAATGACGCGAGTGGCGAACGATTAAGAGGATGGTTAGGGATAGATAGCGATACTTTTTACGACGAGCAAAAAGTCGCGATTGTGCCTATGGGGTTTTGTTATCCGGGGAAAGGGAAAAGTGGTGATCTTCCACCACGCAAAGAGTGCGCGGAGCTTTGGCATAACAAAGTGCTGCAATCTCTACCCAATATTCAAATGACATTGCTGATTGGCCAGTACGCACAAAACCATTACCTAACAAACAAAACCACCAGCACATTGACCGAAACCGTGCGTGATTGGCAAAGGTGGGCGCCTGAGTTTTTGCCATTACCCCACCCTTCGCCACGCAATAATATCTGGCTCAAGAAGAACCCTTGGTTTGAAAATGAAGTCATTCCTTATATCAGGAAACACATCTCAGAGCATTTGGCCTACCATGATCCAAATACCTAA
- the hemE gene encoding uroporphyrinogen decarboxylase has product MTELKNDRYLRALLKQPVDYTPVWMMRQAGRYLPEYKATRAEAGDFMSLCKNAELASEVTLQPLRRFPLDAAILFSDILTIPDAMGLGLYFETGEGPKFERPITCKADVEKIGLPDPEGELQYVMNAVRQIRKDLKGEVPLIGFSGSPWTLATYMVEGGSSKAFTKIKKMMYAEPQTLHLLLDKLADSVIEYLNAQIKAGAQSVMVFDTWGGVLTPRDYNLFSLQYMHKIVDGLIRENEGRRVPVTLFTKNGGMWLESIAATGCDAVGLDWTINIADAKARIGDKVALQGNMDPSMLYAQPERIREEVGSILEGFGDGGTGHVFNLGHGIHLDVPPENAGVFVDAVHELSKPYHK; this is encoded by the coding sequence ATGACCGAATTAAAAAACGATCGCTATTTACGCGCACTTTTAAAACAGCCTGTTGATTACACACCGGTATGGATGATGCGCCAAGCTGGCCGATATCTTCCTGAGTACAAAGCAACGCGCGCTGAAGCGGGCGATTTCATGTCTTTGTGCAAAAACGCGGAACTGGCATCAGAAGTAACACTTCAACCTTTACGTCGTTTCCCGCTTGATGCGGCAATCTTGTTCTCAGACATCCTAACTATCCCTGATGCAATGGGCTTAGGTTTGTACTTTGAAACAGGTGAAGGTCCTAAGTTTGAGCGTCCTATCACGTGTAAAGCTGACGTAGAGAAGATTGGCTTACCCGATCCAGAAGGTGAGCTTCAATACGTAATGAATGCCGTTCGTCAGATCCGTAAAGACCTGAAAGGCGAAGTGCCGCTGATTGGTTTCTCTGGTAGCCCATGGACTCTAGCGACATACATGGTTGAAGGTGGGAGCTCTAAAGCATTCACTAAGATCAAAAAGATGATGTACGCAGAACCACAAACACTGCACCTGCTTCTAGACAAGCTGGCTGACAGTGTTATCGAATACCTGAACGCGCAAATTAAAGCGGGTGCTCAATCAGTAATGGTATTTGATACATGGGGTGGTGTACTGACTCCTCGTGACTACAACCTATTCTCACTGCAATACATGCACAAAATCGTTGATGGCTTAATCCGTGAAAACGAAGGTCGTCGTGTACCGGTTACTTTGTTCACTAAGAACGGTGGCATGTGGCTTGAGTCTATCGCAGCAACAGGTTGTGATGCGGTTGGTCTAGACTGGACAATCAACATCGCAGATGCAAAAGCTCGCATCGGCGACAAAGTTGCTCTGCAAGGTAACATGGATCCTTCAATGCTTTACGCTCAGCCTGAACGTATTCGCGAAGAAGTGGGCAGCATCCTTGAAGGCTTCGGCGACGGTGGTACAGGTCATGTATTTAACCTAGGCCACGGTATCCACTTAGATGTACCGCCAGAGAACGCTGGTGTATTCGTTGACGCTGTTCACGAATTGTCTAAGCCTTACCACAAGTAA
- the nudC gene encoding NAD(+) diphosphatase, translated as MLKKSDKKMTEQAYWCVVSGSDIWVNNDQFPFGSAEELGLSIEHAICIGQHQGRKVYWLNDCDVENKLSMVSLRELLHWPEASFLTASKAIQYGHMTQSMRFCPQCGGRNHLNHNQVAMQCGDCRTLHYPRIFPCIIVAVRNHNKILLAQHPRHKTGMYTVIAGFLEVGETLEQCVAREVKEETGIDVGNIRYFGSQPWAFPSSMMMGFLADYAGGTLKPDYSELSDAQWFDVTSLPDVAPVGTIARQLIEKTVNDVVKVGVTEQMLER; from the coding sequence ATGTTAAAAAAAAGTGATAAAAAAATGACAGAGCAAGCTTATTGGTGCGTCGTTTCTGGTAGTGATATTTGGGTTAATAATGATCAGTTTCCGTTTGGCTCTGCTGAAGAGCTAGGGCTGAGTATTGAGCATGCAATCTGTATTGGTCAACATCAAGGTCGCAAGGTGTATTGGCTCAACGATTGTGATGTGGAGAATAAGTTGAGCATGGTCAGCCTAAGAGAGTTGCTGCACTGGCCTGAAGCGAGTTTCTTGACTGCAAGCAAAGCCATCCAATATGGGCATATGACTCAAAGTATGCGCTTTTGCCCTCAATGTGGCGGCCGTAATCACCTCAATCATAACCAGGTGGCGATGCAGTGTGGAGATTGCCGCACGCTTCATTATCCTCGTATCTTCCCGTGCATCATTGTCGCTGTACGAAACCACAACAAGATATTGCTTGCGCAGCACCCAAGACATAAAACAGGCATGTATACCGTGATAGCGGGCTTCCTAGAGGTTGGAGAGACTCTAGAGCAGTGTGTGGCAAGGGAAGTCAAAGAAGAAACGGGTATCGATGTCGGTAATATTCGTTACTTTGGCAGCCAACCATGGGCGTTTCCATCGAGTATGATGATGGGCTTTCTCGCAGATTATGCGGGTGGCACGCTTAAGCCAGACTACAGTGAGCTTTCGGATGCTCAATGGTTTGACGTAACAAGTCTGCCTGATGTTGCTCCTGTTGGAACTATTGCGAGACAGTTGATTGAGAAAACAGTTAATGACGTGGTAAAAGTTGGTGTTACGGAGCAGATGCTAGAGCGCTAA
- a CDS encoding Rsd/AlgQ family anti-sigma factor has protein sequence MVMLNKFKQIQEQWGGSNEVIDHWLETRQSLIVEYCKLAALQPSSSKATAITELPSPEELQKFSQHLVDYISEGHFKIYDMVMDKWQSTGFKATDEINQSYGHIVLTTDPLLNFTDKYAAIEATDTLESFDSELSLVGEILEARFAVEDQLIQQIADSLAVPPGA, from the coding sequence ATGGTCATGCTAAATAAATTCAAACAAATACAAGAACAATGGGGTGGCTCTAATGAGGTCATCGATCATTGGCTCGAAACTCGACAGTCTCTAATCGTTGAGTATTGTAAGCTTGCCGCGCTGCAGCCTTCATCGTCGAAAGCAACTGCAATCACCGAACTGCCTTCTCCAGAAGAGCTCCAAAAATTCAGCCAACACCTTGTTGATTACATCTCTGAAGGTCATTTCAAAATCTATGACATGGTGATGGATAAATGGCAGTCTACTGGCTTCAAAGCAACAGACGAAATCAACCAATCTTATGGTCATATCGTTCTTACCACAGATCCACTGCTCAACTTCACCGATAAATACGCTGCCATTGAAGCGACCGATACATTAGAAAGCTTTGATAGTGAGCTATCACTCGTTGGTGAGATTCTTGAGGCGAGATTTGCGGTTGAAGACCAACTGATACAACAAATTGCCGACAGCCTAGCGGTCCCACCAGGAGCGTAA